One Mesorhizobium sp. L-2-11 genomic region harbors:
- a CDS encoding MFS transporter: MSSLPPLSPEQLVKPRHFELRMGLIFFTLFVPLGIHLPYFPLWLQANGFDAEQIAIILAAPMFLRVVTTPLLTALADRASDRAHVYVVLTAASLALSAGYFLTPTYAMVLAVSLALTVAWTPHSPIADSLALSGVRRFGSNYANMRKWGSISYLCANLAGGFILSATGAQAVPVIIFVAFGAALVVALTAPRLGRPRRASPLSAADIQQSAPKLLNGYFLYFSVGVGVITASHAFFYGFVSIYWKSIGIGDSVVGLLWGWGVLAEIAMFMIFTRVFGSFSVVSIMVMAGIGAIVRWIAFPLIWPLGLGVGGFFAVQTLHAVSVALVLIGLQKMIGETVAEERTGAAQGIAYFSNGFFTAVVTLLCGPLYDRFGVDGFFAMIPIALVGLVLIGLAARSAPQRRIGR; the protein is encoded by the coding sequence ATGTCCTCCCTGCCGCCGCTTTCACCCGAACAGCTCGTCAAGCCGCGTCATTTCGAACTGCGCATGGGCCTGATCTTCTTCACGCTTTTCGTGCCGCTCGGGATACATTTGCCATACTTTCCGCTGTGGCTGCAGGCAAACGGTTTTGACGCCGAGCAGATAGCGATCATTCTCGCGGCACCGATGTTCCTGCGCGTGGTGACGACGCCATTGCTTACGGCACTGGCCGACAGGGCGAGCGATCGCGCCCATGTCTATGTCGTGCTGACGGCCGCATCGCTGGCGCTGTCCGCCGGTTATTTCCTGACGCCGACCTATGCCATGGTGCTGGCCGTTTCGCTGGCGCTCACCGTCGCATGGACGCCGCATTCGCCGATCGCCGATTCGCTGGCGCTGTCGGGGGTGCGTCGCTTCGGCTCGAATTATGCAAACATGCGCAAATGGGGATCGATCTCCTATCTGTGCGCAAATCTTGCCGGCGGTTTCATCCTGTCAGCGACCGGCGCCCAGGCTGTTCCGGTGATCATCTTCGTGGCGTTTGGCGCCGCACTTGTCGTCGCGCTGACCGCGCCGCGGCTCGGCCGTCCCCGCCGTGCCTCGCCGCTTTCGGCTGCCGACATCCAGCAATCGGCGCCAAAACTCCTCAACGGCTATTTCCTGTATTTTTCCGTCGGCGTCGGCGTCATCACCGCCAGCCACGCATTTTTCTACGGCTTCGTCTCGATCTACTGGAAATCGATCGGCATCGGCGATTCTGTGGTCGGGCTGCTTTGGGGTTGGGGTGTCCTGGCCGAGATCGCCATGTTCATGATCTTTACCCGGGTTTTCGGTTCCTTCTCGGTCGTGTCCATCATGGTGATGGCGGGAATAGGCGCGATCGTGCGCTGGATTGCCTTTCCCTTGATCTGGCCGCTTGGCCTTGGCGTAGGCGGATTTTTCGCAGTCCAGACGCTGCACGCGGTTTCGGTGGCGCTGGTGCTGATCGGCCTGCAGAAAATGATCGGTGAGACGGTCGCGGAGGAACGCACCGGGGCCGCGCAAGGCATCGCCTATTTCTCCAACGGCTTTTTCACCGCCGTGGTGACGCTCCTGTGCGGCCCGCTTTACGACCGCTTCGGCGTCGACGGCTTTTTTGCCATGATCCCGATCGCCCTGGTCGGCCTTGTGCTGATCGGGCTTGCGGCGCGTTCAGCCCCACAGCGCCGTATCGGGCGGTGA
- the dgcA gene encoding N-acetyl-D-Glu racemase DgcA gives MARVISVESERFPIAGTFTISRGSKTEAEVVTVTIREHGRSGRGECVPYKRYGETIEGVRDAIEAMRERIAGGISRAALLDAMPAGAARNAVDCALWDLEAKITGKPVASSICTAPPRALETAYTLSLGEPEAMAAQARANALRPLLKVKIGGDNDMARIRAVREAAPASRIILDANEGWSDDNIVANLAFAAEHGIALIEQPLPAGRDGILRNIAHPVPICADESVHEAKDLASLVGLYDAVNIKLDKSGGLTAALVLRDRARELGFGVMVGCMVGTSLAMAPAVLLAQDGDFVDLDGPLLLARDRAPGLAYQGSLVSPPDTALWG, from the coding sequence ATGGCGCGTGTCATTTCGGTCGAGTCCGAGCGCTTTCCCATCGCCGGGACCTTCACCATCTCGCGCGGATCGAAAACCGAAGCCGAGGTCGTCACAGTGACGATTCGCGAGCACGGCCGGAGCGGGCGCGGCGAATGCGTCCCCTACAAACGCTATGGCGAAACCATCGAGGGTGTGCGCGATGCGATCGAGGCGATGCGGGAGCGGATTGCGGGCGGGATCAGCCGGGCCGCGCTGCTCGACGCCATGCCGGCGGGCGCGGCGCGCAACGCCGTCGACTGCGCGCTATGGGACCTCGAGGCGAAGATCACAGGCAAGCCGGTGGCTTCCAGCATCTGCACGGCACCGCCGAGGGCGCTCGAAACGGCTTACACGCTGTCGCTCGGCGAGCCCGAAGCAATGGCAGCCCAGGCCCGCGCCAATGCCCTGCGCCCGCTGCTCAAGGTCAAGATCGGCGGCGACAACGACATGGCCCGCATCCGCGCGGTCAGGGAGGCGGCACCGGCGAGCCGCATCATCCTGGACGCCAATGAGGGCTGGAGCGACGACAACATCGTTGCAAACCTGGCCTTTGCCGCCGAGCACGGCATTGCGCTGATCGAACAGCCGCTGCCGGCGGGCCGTGACGGCATCCTTCGCAACATCGCCCATCCGGTGCCGATCTGCGCCGATGAAAGCGTGCATGAGGCTAAAGACCTTGCCTCGCTGGTCGGCCTTTACGATGCGGTCAACATCAAGCTCGACAAATCGGGCGGCTTGACCGCTGCCCTCGTCCTTCGCGATCGCGCCCGCGAACTGGGTTTTGGCGTCATGGTCGGCTGCATGGTCGGCACGTCATTGGCCATGGCGCCGGCGGTGCTGTTGGCCCAGGACGGCGATTTTGTCGATCTCGACGGTCCGCTGCTGCTGGCCCGCGACCGTGCGCCTGGCCTTGCCTACCAAGGTTCGCTGGTGTCACCGCCCGATACGGCGCTGTGGGGCTGA
- a CDS encoding ABC transporter permease, which yields MLTIRKRDASGTTAKEADHQPRVVVGEDGGVLGCAFSGTWTTRTVALVDAEMRKIEQRSGFQTLALDLSHIEKMDTAGAWVIDRLVSAFEKQGVKITMQGQSEVASILLGAVGDAVRREADSGTVGPPNIIIRGLEAVGRRVYEMRDDFLAAMNILGATIRGAQMKLGRGHAVNPAAIFNQMDRMGVGAIPVVVLMSAIVGAIVAQQGAYQLSYFGADIFVVDLVGVLILRELGVLMTAIMIAGRSGSAITAEIGSMKMREEVDALKVIGLNPIGVLVFPRLVALVIALPCLTIIANFAALGGGIAAAWLYSDIAPAAFIDRLRVAIDLSTIFAGLIKAPFMAMIIGTIASVEGMKVGGSAESLGQHVTASVVKSIFVVIILDGLFAIFYAAIEF from the coding sequence ATGTTGACGATCCGCAAACGCGACGCAAGCGGCACGACCGCCAAGGAGGCCGACCACCAGCCGCGCGTTGTGGTCGGCGAGGACGGCGGCGTCCTCGGCTGCGCTTTCTCCGGGACCTGGACGACACGTACCGTGGCGCTCGTCGATGCCGAGATGCGCAAGATCGAGCAACGCAGCGGCTTCCAGACGCTGGCGCTCGACCTCTCGCATATCGAGAAGATGGACACCGCCGGGGCCTGGGTGATCGACCGCCTGGTCAGCGCCTTCGAAAAGCAGGGTGTGAAAATCACGATGCAGGGGCAAAGCGAGGTTGCCTCGATCCTGCTCGGCGCCGTCGGTGACGCGGTTCGACGCGAAGCTGATTCCGGCACCGTTGGGCCGCCGAACATCATCATTCGCGGGCTCGAGGCGGTTGGCCGGCGCGTCTATGAGATGCGCGACGATTTCCTGGCCGCGATGAACATACTGGGCGCAACGATACGCGGCGCGCAGATGAAGCTCGGCCGCGGCCATGCGGTCAATCCGGCGGCGATCTTCAACCAGATGGACCGGATGGGCGTCGGCGCCATCCCGGTGGTCGTGCTGATGTCGGCCATCGTCGGGGCGATCGTCGCCCAGCAAGGCGCTTATCAGCTCAGCTATTTCGGCGCCGATATCTTCGTCGTCGACCTTGTCGGCGTGCTGATCCTGCGCGAGCTCGGCGTGCTGATGACGGCGATCATGATCGCCGGCCGTTCGGGCAGCGCCATCACGGCTGAAATCGGCTCGATGAAGATGCGCGAGGAGGTCGACGCGTTGAAGGTCATCGGGCTTAATCCGATCGGCGTTCTGGTGTTTCCGCGGCTGGTCGCGCTGGTGATCGCACTGCCTTGCCTGACGATCATCGCCAATTTCGCCGCACTTGGCGGCGGCATCGCGGCGGCATGGCTCTATTCCGACATCGCACCGGCCGCCTTCATCGACCGGCTGCGCGTTGCCATCGATCTCAGCACCATCTTTGCCGGCCTGATCAAGGCGCCGTTCATGGCCATGATCATCGGCACGATCGCCTCCGTCGAAGGCATGAAGGTCGGCGGCAGCGCCGAATCGCTCGGCCAGCACGTGACGGCTTCGGTGGTGAAGTCGATCTTCGTGGTGATCATCCTCGACGGGCTTTTCGCCATTTTTTACGCAGCGATCGAGTTCTGA
- a CDS encoding ABC transporter ATP-binding protein — protein MALLGTKPTTTTQKADEDEIVLSAHDITVSFADKVILDKLSLHIRRGEILGFVGASGAGKSVLLRTILGLVHKQSGTIKLFGVDVEKASERERLRIDMRLGVLFQHGALFSALTVLENVQVPMREYLDLPKKLMDELAMLKVELVGLPPDAAQKFPSELSGGMIKRAALARALALDPDIVFLDEPTSGLDPISAAEFDELVVKLRDTMDLTVYMVTHDLDTLFTACDRVAVLGNKKVLVEGTIDDMLKSEEPWVKSYFRGKRARQLDLAARA, from the coding sequence ATGGCGCTGCTTGGCACGAAGCCGACCACGACTACGCAAAAAGCCGACGAGGACGAGATCGTGCTTTCCGCTCACGACATCACCGTCTCCTTCGCCGACAAGGTCATTCTCGACAAATTGTCGCTCCATATCCGGCGTGGCGAAATTCTCGGCTTCGTCGGCGCCTCGGGTGCCGGCAAGTCGGTTCTCCTGCGCACCATCCTCGGCCTGGTGCACAAGCAGTCGGGAACGATCAAGCTGTTCGGCGTCGATGTCGAAAAGGCGAGCGAGAGGGAGCGTCTTCGCATCGACATGCGCCTTGGCGTCCTGTTTCAGCATGGCGCGCTGTTTTCGGCGCTCACGGTACTCGAAAACGTGCAGGTGCCGATGCGCGAATATCTCGATCTGCCGAAAAAGCTGATGGACGAGCTGGCGATGCTCAAGGTCGAACTGGTCGGGTTGCCGCCGGATGCGGCGCAGAAATTCCCGTCCGAGCTTTCCGGCGGCATGATCAAGCGTGCGGCGCTGGCGCGCGCCCTGGCGCTCGACCCCGACATCGTGTTCCTCGATGAGCCGACATCCGGCCTCGATCCGATCAGCGCGGCTGAGTTCGACGAACTGGTCGTCAAGCTGCGCGATACGATGGATCTGACGGTGTACATGGTCACGCACGATCTCGACACGCTGTTCACTGCTTGTGACCGGGTGGCCGTGCTCGGCAACAAGAAAGTGCTGGTCGAAGGCACGATCGACGACATGCTCAAGAGCGAGGAACCCTGGGTGAAATCCTATTTTCGCGGAAAACGTGCGCGGCAACTTGATCTTGCCGCCCGCGCGTAG
- a CDS encoding MlaD family protein, whose protein sequence is METRANYVIVGIFTLAAILAAFAFVYWTAAIGDRGETAMLKVRIPGSASGLGRGSFVLFNGVRVGDVRRVYIDLANPNAAIAEAEIGRTTPITKSTRADIGLATLTGQANIELRGADPKEVNLLDQAEAEGRVAEIVANPSAVTNLLQTAQNIFTRADSVLTQLEGFTRDVRGPLTQTVNNVQTFSDALAKNSDGIDKFLASVSSLSEELRGVSGKLDGTLKAAEGLLNAVDKDQIKSIVANVDTVTSNLKETSKQFDRVVRNVDTAVGSINDFAQRTQGTLAKVDGVLDGIDPAQVRTALANIQKASENANEAAADIAKVTGKFANRADDIDQTIKDAQQLAERLNDASVRVDGILARVDTLLGSGQADGMIADARNTLKSFKQVADTLNARLGTITDNLARFSGQGLQDVEALVQDSRRSINRIEEAVTDLSRNPQRILSGGEGEVRQFDGRVRR, encoded by the coding sequence ATGGAAACCAGAGCCAACTACGTTATTGTCGGCATTTTCACGCTAGCCGCGATCCTGGCAGCATTCGCATTCGTCTATTGGACGGCCGCGATCGGCGACAGGGGTGAGACGGCGATGCTGAAGGTGCGCATTCCGGGATCGGCTTCCGGCCTCGGGCGCGGCAGTTTCGTGCTGTTCAACGGCGTCAGGGTCGGGGATGTCAGGCGCGTCTATATCGACCTCGCCAATCCGAACGCCGCCATAGCCGAAGCCGAAATAGGCCGCACGACGCCGATCACCAAATCGACGCGGGCCGATATCGGCCTTGCTACCCTCACCGGTCAGGCCAATATCGAACTCAGGGGCGCCGACCCCAAGGAGGTCAATCTTCTCGACCAGGCTGAGGCGGAGGGCCGCGTCGCCGAGATCGTCGCCAACCCGTCGGCGGTCACCAACCTGTTGCAGACGGCGCAGAACATCTTCACCCGCGCCGATTCGGTTCTTACCCAGCTCGAAGGCTTCACCAGGGACGTTCGCGGGCCGCTGACGCAGACCGTCAACAATGTGCAGACCTTCTCCGACGCGCTGGCCAAGAACTCCGACGGTATCGACAAATTCCTCGCCAGCGTCAGTTCGCTGTCGGAGGAACTGAGGGGCGTCTCGGGCAAGCTTGACGGCACGCTGAAGGCGGCGGAAGGGCTTCTCAACGCCGTCGACAAGGATCAGATCAAGAGCATCGTCGCCAATGTCGATACCGTGACCTCTAACCTGAAGGAAACCAGCAAGCAGTTCGACAGGGTCGTCAGGAATGTCGACACTGCAGTGGGGTCGATCAACGATTTCGCCCAAAGGACGCAAGGCACGCTGGCCAAGGTCGACGGCGTTCTCGACGGCATCGACCCGGCACAGGTCCGCACCGCGCTGGCCAACATCCAGAAGGCCAGCGAAAACGCCAACGAGGCTGCCGCCGACATCGCCAAGGTGACCGGCAAATTCGCCAACCGGGCCGACGATATCGACCAGACGATCAAGGACGCCCAGCAACTCGCCGAGCGCCTCAACGACGCTTCGGTGCGTGTCGACGGCATCCTCGCCAGGGTCGATACGTTGCTCGGCTCAGGCCAGGCCGACGGCATGATAGCCGATGCCAGGAATACGCTGAAATCATTCAAGCAGGTCGCCGACACGCTGAACGCCCGCCTCGGCACCATCACCGACAATCTGGCGCGATTCTCCGGCCAGGGCCTGCAGGACGTCGAGGCGCTGGTCCAGGACAGCCGTCGTTCGATCAACCGCATCGAAGAGGCGGTGACGGATCTCAGCCGCAATCCGCAGCGAATCCTATCAGGCGGTGAAGGCGAAGTTCGGCAATTCGACGGCAGGGTGCGGCGTTGA
- a CDS encoding ABC-type transport auxiliary lipoprotein family protein: MLKLGVLKLGGVKSGGLAAGVALIALSLTGCAFLPGGGPAPLDTFELSAPSLDARGRGRQQILIAQPSALKALDSQNIVIKPSVRSIQYLKGAQWADRLPLIVQARLAETFQRSGSFAGVGKPGEGLAIDYQVIVEVRSFEVRVDGGQHAEVELFVRILNDRNGEVRASKSFNATAPVSGGGNQAYVDALDRAFGVAAKDIVRWTDSVI; the protein is encoded by the coding sequence ATGCTTAAATTGGGCGTGCTTAAATTGGGCGGGGTCAAATCGGGCGGGCTCGCAGCGGGTGTGGCATTGATAGCGCTTTCGCTGACCGGTTGCGCGTTTTTGCCGGGCGGCGGGCCGGCGCCCCTGGACACATTCGAACTGTCGGCGCCGTCGCTCGATGCGCGCGGCCGCGGCCGCCAACAAATCCTCATCGCCCAGCCCTCCGCGCTCAAGGCGCTGGACAGCCAGAACATCGTCATCAAGCCGTCGGTGCGCTCGATCCAGTACCTCAAGGGAGCGCAATGGGCCGACCGGCTGCCGCTGATCGTGCAGGCGCGGTTGGCCGAGACATTCCAGCGCTCGGGCAGTTTCGCCGGCGTCGGCAAGCCAGGCGAGGGCCTGGCGATCGACTATCAGGTGATCGTCGAGGTCCGTTCCTTCGAAGTGCGTGTCGACGGCGGCCAACATGCCGAGGTCGAGCTGTTCGTGCGGATATTGAACGACCGCAATGGCGAGGTGCGCGCCTCCAAGAGCTTCAACGCGACCGCGCCCGTCTCGGGCGGCGGCAACCAGGCCTATGTCGACGCACTCGACAGGGCGTTCGGCGTTGCCGCCAAGGACATCGTCCGCTGGACCGATTCGGTGATCTGA